Proteins co-encoded in one Candidatus Aminicenantes bacterium genomic window:
- a CDS encoding DUF1566 domain-containing protein — protein sequence MIRCQICGAVIKDDMKFCVTCTINRAHSQAIKKNPYMNFGKGNNPDVVVCFVCGERLGPSVKKCEKCGTLKQDYSMVLKWYKKSAKDGDDCAQERLGDMYLKGIGTDRDYKKAFEWYLKSAEQGNDSSKTQLGTMYEQGLAVDQDYQKALALYRESAEAGNALGQARLGDMYYRGIGTERDYEKAFDCFQASAIQGNHHSQARLGDMYWLGSGVKADKRKALKLYRESAQQGNGHSQAQLAGMYLHGVAVDRDYQEALAWYQKSVEQDNDVAQANLGYMYEKGLGVDKDFRKALELYEKSAAQNNALGQARLGDMYLNGLGVGQDPQKAFNCFQKSAEQGHAPAQLRLGTLYCDGNGVEQDLKNGFAWVQKSAEQGNAKAQLLLGGMYKDGKGVAQDNKKAFAWIQKSARQGNIIAQNDLGYLYEQGWGVERDFQKAREWYLQAAEKGLDAAQVCLGHIYQKGLGVEENINEAKKWYVKAAEKGNEKAQAELLKIKQEADPKERLKNKIIAASAGDAKAMAAVADMYLDGIGAEKSEANALEWFKKALHYGNESARTKLQRVQQSIDAQREAENKIPESTGQMAVPVQSASEKKPPAARTLFFPFSIIGIIALALLIIFLIYTKKTGSSDHESPALVLEIADPPQHKTELAVPAILETRFETFAEMKKNRSALNQNDKKSLKIAEADHAAVKIEPVAAALRREYKSLNEQEISDMLGGKNMFDAEKNPAGNFRHEYEIKNAAGLRVVLDRATRLAWMRQQHPVKMNLEKTKEWIGSLNRLGYGGISDWRLPTVEEAASLLENNPDDGKTFLNAIFGEDIQSIWTGDSFTESLSWIIDFQDGLVNHAKNKNRLPALMVSSNQEILKPSSGGSEK from the coding sequence ATGATCCGCTGCCAGATTTGCGGAGCCGTCATCAAGGACGATATGAAATTCTGTGTCACGTGTACCATAAACCGCGCTCATTCCCAGGCGATTAAAAAAAATCCCTATATGAATTTCGGCAAGGGGAATAACCCCGACGTCGTTGTTTGCTTTGTCTGCGGTGAACGGCTGGGACCGAGCGTCAAAAAATGTGAAAAATGCGGGACGCTCAAGCAAGATTATTCCATGGTATTAAAATGGTATAAAAAATCAGCCAAAGACGGCGACGATTGCGCCCAGGAACGATTGGGAGATATGTATTTAAAGGGAATCGGGACCGATCGGGATTACAAAAAAGCATTCGAATGGTATCTCAAATCGGCCGAACAGGGCAACGATAGCAGCAAAACCCAATTGGGAACCATGTATGAACAGGGCTTGGCAGTCGATCAGGATTACCAGAAGGCCCTTGCCCTGTACCGCGAATCGGCTGAAGCGGGCAATGCTCTTGGACAAGCCCGATTGGGCGACATGTATTACCGGGGAATCGGGACGGAAAGGGATTACGAAAAAGCGTTCGATTGTTTCCAGGCGTCGGCGATCCAGGGCAATCATCACAGCCAGGCCAGATTGGGAGACATGTATTGGCTCGGTTCGGGAGTCAAGGCGGATAAACGGAAGGCTTTGAAATTGTATCGGGAATCAGCACAACAGGGGAACGGTCATAGTCAGGCGCAATTGGCAGGCATGTATTTACATGGAGTGGCCGTCGATCGGGATTACCAAGAGGCGCTGGCATGGTATCAGAAATCAGTTGAGCAGGACAACGATGTGGCTCAAGCCAATTTGGGATACATGTATGAGAAGGGTCTGGGCGTGGACAAAGATTTCCGGAAAGCGCTGGAATTGTATGAAAAATCAGCCGCCCAAAACAATGCTCTTGGGCAAGCCAGATTGGGAGATATGTATCTGAATGGATTGGGTGTTGGACAGGATCCTCAAAAAGCATTCAACTGTTTCCAGAAATCGGCTGAACAAGGCCATGCCCCGGCTCAACTCCGGTTGGGAACCCTGTACTGCGATGGAAACGGAGTCGAGCAGGATTTGAAGAATGGATTCGCCTGGGTTCAGAAATCGGCGGAACAAGGCAACGCCAAGGCCCAACTCCTGTTAGGGGGGATGTACAAGGACGGAAAGGGGGTTGCGCAGGACAATAAGAAAGCGTTTGCCTGGATTCAGAAGTCGGCCAGGCAAGGAAATATCATTGCCCAAAACGATCTGGGTTATTTGTATGAGCAGGGATGGGGCGTAGAGCGTGATTTTCAGAAAGCGCGCGAGTGGTATCTCCAAGCGGCCGAAAAGGGTCTCGATGCGGCGCAAGTATGTTTGGGCCATATTTATCAAAAAGGTCTTGGCGTCGAGGAAAATATAAATGAGGCAAAAAAGTGGTATGTCAAAGCAGCTGAAAAAGGCAATGAAAAAGCGCAAGCTGAATTATTAAAAATAAAACAAGAGGCGGATCCAAAAGAGAGATTAAAGAACAAAATAATAGCCGCGTCTGCAGGCGATGCCAAGGCCATGGCCGCAGTCGCGGATATGTATCTGGATGGAATCGGAGCTGAAAAAAGCGAAGCAAACGCCCTGGAATGGTTCAAAAAAGCCCTTCACTATGGGAATGAATCCGCGCGCACCAAGCTGCAGCGCGTCCAGCAGTCGATCGATGCCCAGCGCGAAGCAGAGAATAAAATCCCTGAAAGCACGGGCCAAATGGCTGTTCCGGTCCAAAGCGCGTCTGAAAAGAAGCCGCCTGCCGCCAGGACCTTGTTTTTTCCATTTTCCATAATTGGGATAATCGCTTTAGCGCTGCTAATCATTTTTCTTATTTACACTAAAAAAACGGGGAGCTCAGATCATGAAAGCCCGGCGCTGGTCCTGGAAATCGCTGACCCCCCCCAGCACAAAACCGAACTGGCCGTCCCGGCCATTCTGGAGACCCGCTTCGAAACTTTCGCGGAAATGAAGAAGAATAGATCCGCCCTGAATCAAAACGATAAAAAATCCTTGAAAATTGCCGAAGCGGACCATGCCGCCGTGAAGATCGAGCCGGTTGCGGCCGCATTGCGGCGGGAGTACAAGTCTCTGAACGAGCAGGAAATTTCCGACATGCTGGGCGGCAAGAATATGTTTGATGCCGAAAAGAATCCCGCCGGGAATTTCAGGCATGAGTATGAGATAAAAAACGCGGCGGGATTGCGCGTGGTTCTTGACCGCGCCACGCGGCTTGCCTGGATGAGGCAGCAGCATCCGGTCAAAATGAACCTGGAAAAAACCAAAGAGTGGATCGGATCCCTGAATCGTCTCGGTTACGGCGGCATCAGCGACTGGCGCCTGCCGACGGTCGAGGAGGCGGCATCCCTTTTGGAAAACAACCCGGATGACGGAAAAACATTCTTGAATGCCATTTTTGGCGAAGACATCCAATCGATTTGGACCGGAGACAGCTTCACGGAATCCTTGTCCTGGATCATTGACTTCCAAGATGGCTTGGTCAATCATGCAAAAAACAAGAACCGTCTGCCGGCATTGATGGTCAGCTCCAACCAGGAAATTTTGAAACCAAGCTCGGGAGGATCTGAGAAATGA
- a CDS encoding DUF6506 family protein, which yields MAFKAVFIAHAPDADVAKHHTLIDTGKYKLYTYVVRSQAEAIGVCRDLHEKEKIDSVLLCPGFTHKDVAEIFAALAGKVAVCVSRGDGPSGTITAPVLQREFFS from the coding sequence ATGGCTTTTAAAGCGGTTTTCATCGCCCACGCGCCTGATGCCGATGTCGCGAAACACCACACTCTGATCGATACCGGGAAATACAAACTTTACACTTATGTGGTGCGCTCCCAGGCTGAAGCGATCGGGGTTTGCCGGGACCTTCATGAAAAAGAAAAAATAGACTCGGTGCTGCTTTGCCCGGGCTTCACCCATAAAGACGTGGCCGAGATCTTCGCGGCCCTCGCGGGCAAGGTTGCCGTCTGCGTTTCAAGGGGCGACGGCCCCAGCGGCACGATCACCGCTCCCGTCCTGCAAAGGGAATTTTTCAGCTGA
- a CDS encoding flavodoxin family protein, whose product MKVVAFSGSARPDGNTALLVGQVFTELAAAGIETELVQLAGKNIHGCRACYGCFKKKDGRCSFDDDFANACIAKMAGADGIILASPTYFADVSSEMKALIDRAGFVARANGNMLKRKPGAAVVAVHRAGAIHAFDTLNHFFLISEMIIPGSSYWNVGIGREKGDVEKDEEGVSTMRTLGSNLAWLLQKIS is encoded by the coding sequence ATGAAGGTTGTGGCATTTTCCGGCTCGGCGCGCCCGGACGGCAACACGGCCCTGCTCGTCGGCCAGGTTTTTACGGAGCTGGCCGCGGCGGGAATAGAAACCGAGCTCGTGCAGCTGGCCGGGAAAAACATCCACGGCTGCCGGGCCTGCTACGGCTGCTTCAAGAAAAAAGACGGCCGCTGCAGTTTCGACGACGATTTCGCCAACGCCTGCATCGCCAAGATGGCCGGCGCCGACGGCATCATCCTGGCCTCGCCGACCTACTTTGCCGACGTCAGCAGCGAGATGAAGGCCTTGATCGACCGCGCCGGCTTCGTGGCCCGGGCCAACGGGAACATGCTGAAACGTAAACCCGGGGCGGCGGTGGTGGCGGTGCACCGGGCCGGGGCGATCCACGCCTTCGACACCCTCAACCACTTCTTCCTGATCTCGGAGATGATCATCCCCGGTTCCAGCTACTGGAACGTCGGCATCGGTCGGGAAAAAGGCGACGTGGAAAAGGACGAGGAGGGCGTGAGCACCATGCGCACCCTCGGCAGCAACCTGGCCTGGCTGCTGCAAAAGATCAGCTGA
- a CDS encoding M28 family peptidase codes for MKKILKWAAWILLVLVLLFGALVFYIVNPGWGMDSKQPRLPVQIPRLRADVEALCAISPSRDYLHPEALERAALYIVEQFKQAGWECSSQYFTVAGRSYQNIVARFGERNRERIVVGAHYDVCGPQPGADDNASGVAGLLELARLVSEQKPPLKHGLELVAYCLEEPPFFKTENMGSFIHVQSLRRENAGVKLMLCLEMIGYYSEQPGSQTMPFLLLKPFYPGRGNFIAIVGRLSDRQLVGRVKKWMRAGSRIDVRSINAPEQIPGIDFSDHLNYWRYDIPAVMITDTAFYRNPHYHEKSDMPQTLDFEKMSEVVRGVYWTVVNF; via the coding sequence ATGAAAAAAATACTGAAATGGGCGGCGTGGATTTTATTGGTCCTGGTTTTGCTTTTCGGCGCGCTGGTATTTTATATCGTCAATCCGGGCTGGGGAATGGATAGCAAACAGCCGCGGCTGCCGGTGCAAATTCCCAGGCTCAGGGCCGATGTCGAGGCCTTGTGCGCCATCAGCCCATCGCGGGATTACCTGCACCCCGAGGCGCTGGAACGGGCGGCGCTCTATATCGTCGAACAGTTCAAACAAGCGGGCTGGGAATGCTCAAGCCAGTATTTCACCGTCGCGGGCCGGTCCTATCAGAATATCGTCGCCCGCTTCGGCGAGCGAAACCGGGAACGGATCGTCGTCGGCGCCCATTACGATGTCTGCGGCCCGCAGCCGGGGGCCGATGACAATGCCAGCGGCGTGGCCGGCTTGCTGGAACTGGCGCGCTTGGTCAGCGAGCAAAAGCCGCCGCTGAAGCACGGCCTGGAATTGGTGGCTTATTGCCTGGAGGAGCCGCCGTTCTTTAAAACCGAGAACATGGGCAGTTTCATCCATGTCCAATCCCTGCGCCGGGAAAACGCCGGGGTCAAGCTCATGCTCTGCCTGGAAATGATCGGCTATTACTCGGAACAGCCCGGGTCGCAGACCATGCCCTTTTTATTGCTCAAGCCGTTCTATCCCGGCCGCGGCAATTTCATCGCCATCGTTGGCAGGCTGTCCGACCGCCAGCTGGTCGGCCGCGTAAAAAAATGGATGCGCGCCGGGTCGCGCATCGATGTCCGCTCGATCAATGCGCCGGAGCAGATACCGGGCATCGATTTTTCCGACCATTTGAATTACTGGCGCTATGATATCCCGGCGGTGATGATCACCGATACCGCCTTCTACCGCAACCCCCATTACCATGAAAAAAGCGACATGCCGCAAACGCTCGATTTCGAAAAAATGAGCGAGGTAGTGCGGGGGGTTTATTGGACCGTGGTCAATTTTTAG
- a CDS encoding TfoX/Sxy family protein yields the protein MPYNKKLEAKIDALAAAGSEKRRMFGGIGYLFNGNMGFGIHRDFLVLRLGEESAAQIVKEKGARPFDITGRPMKG from the coding sequence ATGCCCTACAATAAAAAGCTGGAAGCAAAGATCGACGCGCTGGCCGCTGCCGGATCGGAGAAGAGGAGGATGTTCGGCGGCATCGGCTACCTGTTCAACGGCAACATGGGTTTCGGCATCCACCGCGATTTCCTGGTCCTGCGCCTGGGCGAGGAAAGCGCCGCTCAAATAGTGAAGGAGAAAGGCGCTCGCCCCTTCGACATCACCGGCCGGCCCATGAAGGGCTGA
- a CDS encoding flavin reductase family protein, which produces MVKVKISNQVIPYPMPMTIVSAVVQGKVNHMAVAWVTRVNNQPPLLGVALGSHHYTNQGIHESGEFGVSVPGCALLKATDWLGLVSGAKTDKSRIFEVFYGSLAHAPLVADCPVNIACRVVKTVKFPTNELFVGEIIEAFCGKEFLAGGTPSLDKLLPFVLTMPDNRYWSTGEPLGRAWSIGRDYKK; this is translated from the coding sequence ATGGTAAAAGTGAAAATTTCAAACCAGGTTATTCCCTACCCCATGCCGATGACCATCGTCAGCGCCGTGGTGCAAGGGAAGGTCAACCACATGGCAGTGGCCTGGGTGACGCGGGTCAACAACCAGCCGCCGCTTCTCGGCGTCGCCCTGGGCAGTCACCACTACACCAACCAGGGGATCCACGAGAGCGGCGAGTTCGGCGTCAGCGTCCCGGGCTGCGCGCTGCTCAAGGCCACCGATTGGCTGGGGCTCGTTTCCGGCGCCAAGACCGACAAGAGCCGAATTTTCGAGGTCTTCTACGGCTCCCTGGCCCACGCCCCGCTGGTGGCCGACTGTCCGGTCAACATCGCCTGCCGGGTGGTCAAGACGGTGAAATTCCCGACCAACGAGCTGTTCGTCGGCGAGATTATCGAGGCCTTCTGCGGCAAGGAGTTCCTCGCCGGCGGGACTCCCAGCCTGGACAAGCTGCTGCCTTTCGTCCTCACCATGCCCGACAACCGCTACTGGTCGACGGGAGAGCCCCTGGGCCGGGCCTGGTCGATCGGCCGGGACTACAAAAAATGA
- a CDS encoding OmpA family protein encodes MRRYKIVGLLLVLSVASFAFAQNESDVKGSLDHSLFTRMPGYYISDYEVKEFDKFTSSYLSGQDENWEGKVTRLAYYIKTGAKQASMLQIARNYENAVNKINGKILASEGRVVEGKIEKNGGVTYVHVEAFNDGRNYDVIVVETGAMKQEVVADAAALSASIVASGKAAVYGIYFDTGKSVVKPESTPALEEITKLLKQNNGLALYVVGHTDNVGALDFNLKLSADRADAVVKALTGRGIAAARLKGAGVGPYCPVASNRSEEGKAKNRRVELVEQK; translated from the coding sequence ATGCGGCGTTATAAAATCGTCGGGCTATTGCTCGTTTTGTCAGTTGCTTCATTTGCGTTTGCGCAGAATGAGTCGGATGTCAAAGGCAGCCTGGACCATTCGCTGTTTACGCGCATGCCGGGGTACTATATCTCCGATTATGAGGTCAAGGAGTTCGACAAATTCACATCTTCCTATCTGTCGGGCCAGGATGAGAACTGGGAGGGGAAGGTTACGCGTCTGGCCTACTATATCAAGACCGGCGCAAAACAGGCCAGCATGCTGCAGATTGCGCGCAATTACGAGAATGCCGTTAATAAAATCAACGGCAAGATCCTGGCCAGCGAAGGGCGGGTGGTCGAGGGGAAGATCGAAAAGAACGGCGGCGTGACCTATGTTCACGTTGAGGCTTTCAATGACGGCCGGAATTATGATGTGATCGTCGTCGAAACAGGGGCGATGAAGCAGGAGGTGGTTGCCGATGCGGCCGCCTTGAGCGCCAGCATCGTTGCCAGCGGCAAAGCGGCCGTGTATGGCATCTACTTTGACACGGGCAAGTCGGTCGTGAAACCGGAGTCGACCCCGGCCCTTGAAGAGATCACGAAACTTCTGAAACAGAACAACGGCCTGGCGCTATATGTTGTGGGCCACACGGACAATGTCGGGGCATTGGACTTTAATCTCAAATTGTCGGCCGACCGCGCCGATGCGGTGGTGAAGGCGTTGACGGGCAGGGGCATCGCCGCCGCCCGCCTCAAGGGGGCGGGGGTCGGGCCGTACTGTCCCGTTGCCTCAAACCGCTCGGAGGAAGGGAAGGCCAAGAACCGGCGGGTGGAGCTGGTGGAGCAGAAGTAG
- a CDS encoding GAF domain-containing protein, translating to MNDINVLVEELRTLVATSELSAEERFRVAMNRMADFLAAAFGGEKDEVAVLWKHKKSLAFLWPDFLAEAKELPVKAKLSIAANILRSGQSFLDNRLIEREHMVEYEFVKESNGGSRLIWKMMGAAITVDGKRLGVVQISRKRSVYNEPGPDFTPADLEQLEKLTARLGSFLKAVIPF from the coding sequence ATGAATGACATCAACGTCCTGGTCGAGGAATTGCGCACGCTGGTCGCCACGTCGGAGCTTTCCGCCGAGGAGCGCTTCCGGGTGGCCATGAACCGCATGGCCGATTTCTTGGCCGCGGCCTTTGGCGGCGAGAAGGATGAGGTGGCCGTCCTGTGGAAGCACAAAAAATCGCTCGCCTTTCTCTGGCCCGATTTCCTGGCCGAGGCCAAGGAATTGCCGGTCAAGGCCAAGCTGTCCATCGCCGCCAACATTTTGCGCAGCGGCCAATCGTTCCTCGACAACCGGCTGATCGAGCGCGAGCACATGGTCGAATACGAGTTCGTCAAGGAGTCGAACGGCGGCTCGCGTCTGATCTGGAAGATGATGGGCGCCGCCATCACCGTGGACGGCAAACGGCTGGGAGTGGTGCAAATCTCGCGCAAACGCAGCGTCTACAACGAGCCGGGGCCCGATTTCACGCCGGCCGACCTCGAGCAGCTGGAGAAGCTGACCGCCCGCCTGGGGTCGTTTCTGAAGGCGGTTATCCCTTTTTGA
- a CDS encoding SPFH/Band 7/PHB domain protein yields the protein MNDTSSLGIILVSIGFFVFLFLSGIRIVRPTHRGLVERLGKYKRFAHPGFNWVIPIIDRMFTVNSTEQMVDALPQEIITNDNLNARVDAQVYFKVKPDEESVKRSQYNVNNYQYQIVNLARTTLRNIIGTMTLKSANSERSKINSELLKTLCSETSSWGIDIVRTELKEIDPPKDVQETMNKVVKAENEKIAAIDFATACETTADGQKRAEIKKAEGIRQANILAAEGEAQAIKLVNEAANQYFVGNAQLLRKLQTLEVSLKDNAKIVVPLGSELVNVIGELAGVVPLKKRAE from the coding sequence ATGAATGATACAAGTTCGTTGGGCATCATACTCGTTTCGATCGGATTTTTTGTTTTTTTATTTCTTTCCGGAATACGGATCGTCCGCCCCACCCACCGGGGGTTGGTTGAGAGGCTGGGGAAATACAAGCGCTTTGCCCACCCCGGTTTCAACTGGGTCATTCCAATCATCGATCGCATGTTTACGGTGAATTCCACCGAGCAAATGGTCGACGCCCTGCCGCAGGAAATTATTACCAATGACAACCTGAATGCCCGGGTCGACGCCCAAGTCTATTTCAAGGTCAAGCCCGATGAAGAAAGCGTGAAGAGGTCCCAGTACAATGTCAACAATTACCAGTATCAAATCGTCAACCTGGCCCGGACGACCTTGCGCAACATCATCGGGACGATGACCTTGAAGTCGGCCAATTCCGAACGCAGCAAGATCAATTCGGAATTGCTTAAAACACTTTGTTCTGAAACATCCAGTTGGGGTATCGATATTGTCCGCACCGAATTAAAGGAAATCGACCCGCCCAAGGATGTCCAGGAAACGATGAACAAGGTGGTCAAGGCGGAAAACGAAAAGATCGCGGCCATTGATTTTGCTACTGCCTGTGAAACAACTGCCGATGGCCAGAAAAGGGCGGAGATCAAAAAGGCGGAAGGGATCCGGCAGGCAAATATCCTGGCGGCCGAGGGCGAGGCCCAGGCGATCAAGCTGGTGAATGAAGCGGCCAATCAATATTTTGTCGGCAATGCCCAGCTTTTGAGAAAATTGCAGACCCTCGAGGTATCCTTGAAAGATAATGCCAAGATCGTCGTTCCCTTGGGCTCGGAACTGGTCAATGTAATCGGAGAACTGGCCGGAGTCGTCCCGCTCAAGAAAAGAGCCGAATAG
- a CDS encoding helix-turn-helix transcriptional regulator → MPEKNLVNTLKVQRAKKDLTQEQLAELVQVTRKTINTVENGIYIPSTYLALKLAGVLGVTVEELFQIRET, encoded by the coding sequence ATGCCCGAAAAGAATCTGGTCAACACCCTCAAGGTGCAGCGGGCCAAAAAAGACCTCACCCAGGAACAGCTGGCCGAGCTGGTACAGGTGACGCGCAAGACGATCAACACCGTGGAAAACGGCATCTACATCCCATCAACCTACCTGGCCCTGAAATTGGCCGGCGTCCTGGGGGTCACGGTGGAAGAGCTGTTCCAGATCAGGGAAACGTAG
- a CDS encoding YkvA family protein, with the protein MAKKKFTATEGKKIVNKGAKRITAEDVEKVLQKKREIEYKFEHAGPLGRFVADVKLFFSLVRDYMDGSYKKIPFWVIAAIVFALLFVLNPFDLIPDFIPIVGYIDDAAVVAGCLALVDQQLQEYKKWKLSNSQ; encoded by the coding sequence ATGGCAAAAAAAAAATTTACCGCCACGGAAGGTAAAAAAATTGTAAATAAGGGTGCCAAAAGAATTACCGCAGAAGATGTGGAAAAAGTTCTGCAGAAAAAAAGGGAGATTGAATACAAATTCGAGCACGCCGGGCCGTTGGGACGGTTTGTCGCAGATGTGAAATTGTTCTTTTCGCTGGTCAGGGATTACATGGATGGAAGCTACAAAAAGATTCCGTTTTGGGTGATCGCGGCCATCGTATTCGCATTATTATTTGTATTGAATCCCTTCGATTTAATACCCGATTTCATTCCCATCGTCGGCTACATCGATGACGCGGCGGTCGTTGCCGGCTGCCTGGCTTTGGTCGACCAACAGCTCCAAGAATACAAAAAATGGAAATTAAGCAACAGCCAATAA